Sequence from the Clostridium saccharobutylicum DSM 13864 genome:
TCGCTTCGTTATTAGTTCTCCATACGTTACTTTTGCAGTTAGCTCAGACCAGATTGATCCACGGCACACGAAAGTGACCACTTATCGCTGCTTCCTTCCGGACCTGACGAGGTTCATGGGCTTCCGTTGCGTGGGACCCAGTCATCAACACCACTTACAAAAGTCAGACTATAGATCGCTAATACCTAAGCGAGGAATTAAATCCTGCTATAGCGGATTGCAGGTTACAGGGCACCGCTAACTCCCCATCTAGCATGGCAATGGTGGAATGAAGAGGGATTGAACCTCCATAACTTTTCACTCTTGTGAAAAAGTCTAGTCCCCAGTGGACATCAGACCATATTATTCATTGCTCATTAGTCTTTAATAAAATGCATACTTTTATAGTAATACTATATATATCACTATACTTTGTAAATTAAATATCACTTATTAATAACATATTTGAAATATGTTATTAAGGATACTTGTTAATAATAACATATACGTCTTCTAAATTCAAGATTATTCTACAGTAAAATTATTTAAATTATAGTGGTTAAAATTCAATACATTACCACCACCTAATTACTCTTGAATAAATTACACATATTATAAGTTTTACTTTTTAAATTCCATAACTTGTACTAACTAGTTTTTATACTCAATCAAAGATAATATCTAAAACATATAAATTTACTTTTATATTATTTGTTTTTTTATTAATAATATTCATACTAACTATTATAATTTATAGTACATATAATAATATAAATTTTTATTATTTTTCTTAAACAGCAATAAATTGTACTTAAGACAAGAAAAAGCGTATATAAAATTTATTTAATAAATTTTATATACGCTATTATAATATGTTTTAATAATTAAAATATTAAAATAAAAAGACTCATTTATTAACTAACATAATTTTAATAACATATTATATATATTTGTTTTTTATTGATTAATATTCAAATTATGAAATAAGTGGTGATACAAATAAAATTAATGATAAAGTTATAATAAATATAACTGTTGCCCAAGATATGATATTTTGCGTTTTATTATTAACATACTTACCCATTATTCTTTTATCATTAATCAAAATTATCATGAATGTTAATATAATTGGAGATAGCATTCCAGCTATTTCTTGACTTATAAGTATAATTTGCATAAGTGATATTCCAGGAATAAGTATAAATAAAGCACCTATTACAATTATACCAGTATATATACTAAAGAATGCTGGTGAATCCTTATAATCATTATCAACACCACTTTCCCATCCAAATGCTTCACATATTGCATAAGATGTTGAAAGCGGAATAACAGCTGTAGCAAGGACTGATGCCCCAAATAATCCAGCACCAAAAAGTATGTATGCCCATTCCCCTGCTAATGGCTTTAAAGACATTGCTGCTTCCTGTGCAGAACCTATAGTTATACCTGCTTTATAAAGTGTTGCTGCTGTACAAACAATTATAAAAAATGCTACTGCATTTCCCCAAAATGCTCCTAAATAAACATCAAGTTTTTCATACTTATACTCAGATATACTTAATTTTTTATCTACTATTGATGATTGCAAATAAAATTGCATATATGGAGTAATTGTTGTACCAATCATTCCTATAAATGTTAAAATAAAACCTGTATTAAACTCAATTGTTGGAGTGGCCATAGATCTAGCAACAACTCCCCAATCGGGTTTAGTCAAAAATGCTGAAATAATATAAGTAAAAAATACAAATGTAAATAGCAAGAATATATTTTCTACCTTTTTATAAGATCCCTTCATTATTAAAAACCAAATTGCTATAGATGCAATAGGTATTGATATATATTTATTTACATTAAAAAGTTCTAAACTTGCTGCAATACCTGCAAAATCACCAAAGACAACTCCCATATTAGCAATTAAAAGAATAGCCATTGCAAAAAAA
This genomic interval carries:
- a CDS encoding Nramp family divalent metal transporter produces the protein MKKTLSNRFKKLLFIMTIIGPGLITVNAGNDAGGITTYASVGASYGYKMLWGLLLITFSLAVIQEMNARMAVVTGKGLSDLIREKFGVKLTFFAMAILLIANMGVVFGDFAGIAASLELFNVNKYISIPIASIAIWFLIMKGSYKKVENIFLLFTFVFFTYIISAFLTKPDWGVVARSMATPTIEFNTGFILTFIGMIGTTITPYMQFYLQSSIVDKKLSISEYKYEKLDVYLGAFWGNAVAFFIIVCTAATLYKAGITIGSAQEAAMSLKPLAGEWAYILFGAGLFGASVLATAVIPLSTSYAICEAFGWESGVDNDYKDSPAFFSIYTGIIVIGALFILIPGISLMQIILISQEIAGMLSPIILTFMIILINDKRIMGKYVNNKTQNIISWATVIFIITLSLILFVSPLIS